From a single Ruegeria sp. HKCCD4315 genomic region:
- the paaA gene encoding 1,2-phenylacetyl-CoA epoxidase subunit PaaA, protein MYAQMVKSEASNEDPEKLAEFQARIDADIKIEPKDWMPQAYRKTLIRQIGQHAHSEIVGQLPEGNWITRAPTLERKAILLAKVQDEAGHGLYLYCAAETLGVSRDEITEMLLDGRMKYSSIFNYPTLNWADIGAVGWLVDGAAIMNQVPLQRTSYGPYSRAMIRICKEESFHQRQGYDAIRKMAEGTPEQRKMAQDAMNRFWYPSLMMFGPSDKDSVHSAQSMAWKIKINTNDELRQKFVDQTVPQAEYLGLTIPDPDLQWNEERGHYDFSEPDWSEFFDVIKGNGPCNVDRLAARNKAWDDGKWVRDGLLAHARKKQSGNLAAE, encoded by the coding sequence ATGTATGCTCAGATGGTTAAATCCGAAGCATCAAACGAAGATCCGGAGAAACTGGCAGAGTTTCAGGCGCGGATTGATGCCGATATCAAGATCGAGCCCAAGGACTGGATGCCTCAGGCTTATCGTAAGACCCTGATCCGTCAGATCGGTCAGCATGCGCACTCTGAGATCGTGGGGCAATTGCCCGAAGGCAACTGGATTACCCGCGCGCCGACACTGGAGCGCAAGGCGATCTTGTTGGCCAAGGTGCAGGATGAAGCCGGGCACGGGCTTTACCTCTACTGCGCAGCTGAGACGCTGGGTGTCAGCCGGGACGAGATCACCGAGATGCTGCTTGATGGGCGTATGAAATACTCGTCGATCTTCAACTATCCGACGTTGAACTGGGCCGATATTGGTGCTGTTGGATGGCTGGTTGACGGTGCGGCGATCATGAATCAAGTGCCGCTGCAACGCACGTCTTACGGGCCTTATTCACGCGCAATGATCCGTATCTGCAAGGAAGAGAGCTTCCATCAGCGGCAAGGTTACGACGCGATCCGCAAAATGGCCGAAGGCACGCCCGAGCAGCGCAAGATGGCTCAGGATGCGATGAACCGCTTCTGGTATCCGTCACTGATGATGTTCGGCCCATCCGACAAGGACTCGGTTCATTCTGCCCAGTCGATGGCGTGGAAAATCAAGATCAATACAAATGATGAGCTGCGTCAAAAGTTTGTCGACCAGACCGTGCCGCAGGCCGAGTATTTGGGCCTGACCATCCCCGACCCAGACCTGCAATGGAACGAAGAACGTGGGCACTATGATTTCTCAGAACCTGACTGGTCGGAATTCTTCGACGTGATCAAGGGCAATGGCCCGTGCAACGTGGATCGTCTGGCTGCACGCAACAAGGCCTGGGATGACGGGAAATGGGTGCGGGACGGTCTGTTGGCGCACGCCCGCAAGAAGCAATCCGGCAATCTGGCAGCAGAGTGA
- the pcaF gene encoding 3-oxoadipyl-CoA thiolase, which produces MDAFICDATRTPIGRYGGALSSVRTDDLAALPLAALKERNPQVDWASVDDVIYGDANQAGESNRNVARMAALLAGLPIDVPGTTVNRLCASGMDAVGMVARGVKAGDYDLAIAGGVESMSRAPFVMPKATSAFTRNNAVYDTTIGWRFVNPKMKQDYGVDSMPQTADNVAEDYGISREDQDAFAARSQARWAAAHAAGVFGDEITPVSVPQRKGDPIIVDTDEHPRPGTTAEKLSGLKGVNGPEKTVTAGNASGVNDGAAAILMANEAAAAKNGLTPMARVVGMSVAGVAPRVMGIGPVPASRKVLARAGLSIEQMDVIELNEAFASQGLATLRELGLPDDAPHVNPNGGAIALGHPLGMSGARLVLTAAYQLKRTGGRYALCTMCVGVGQGAALILERV; this is translated from the coding sequence ATGGACGCATTCATTTGCGACGCGACGCGTACACCGATTGGGCGGTATGGCGGAGCGCTGTCTTCCGTTCGCACGGATGATCTTGCGGCTTTGCCATTGGCGGCGTTGAAAGAACGCAACCCTCAGGTCGATTGGGCCAGCGTCGACGATGTGATCTATGGCGATGCCAATCAGGCCGGAGAGAGCAACAGGAACGTTGCACGCATGGCGGCCTTGTTGGCCGGGCTGCCAATCGACGTTCCGGGCACAACGGTGAACCGCCTTTGCGCCAGCGGTATGGATGCCGTTGGAATGGTAGCCCGTGGCGTCAAGGCAGGCGATTACGATCTGGCCATTGCGGGGGGCGTGGAAAGCATGTCCCGCGCACCGTTTGTGATGCCTAAGGCAACTTCGGCGTTCACTCGCAACAACGCAGTGTACGACACCACGATCGGATGGCGTTTCGTGAACCCGAAGATGAAACAGGACTACGGCGTGGATTCCATGCCGCAGACTGCCGACAACGTGGCCGAAGACTATGGTATCAGTCGTGAAGATCAGGATGCCTTTGCTGCGCGCAGCCAGGCCCGGTGGGCGGCCGCTCATGCGGCGGGTGTTTTCGGCGATGAAATCACTCCGGTTTCGGTGCCACAGCGAAAGGGCGACCCTATCATCGTGGATACGGATGAACACCCGCGTCCGGGAACCACAGCAGAAAAGCTGTCGGGTCTCAAAGGGGTGAACGGACCGGAAAAGACCGTCACAGCAGGCAATGCTTCGGGTGTAAATGATGGCGCGGCAGCCATTCTGATGGCGAATGAGGCGGCAGCGGCCAAGAACGGTCTGACCCCTATGGCCCGTGTGGTGGGGATGTCGGTTGCGGGTGTTGCACCGCGTGTGATGGGCATCGGCCCGGTGCCTGCCAGCCGCAAAGTTCTGGCCCGTGCAGGTCTGAGCATCGAACAGATGGATGTGATCGAATTGAATGAGGCATTTGCCTCTCAGGGTTTGGCAACATTGCGCGAGTTGGGCCTGCCGGACGATGCGCCCCACGTAAACCCCAATGGCGGGGCCATCGCTTTGGGCCACCCGCTGGGCATGAGCGGCGCGCGTCTGGTGCTGACTGCAGCCTATCAATTGAAGCGAACCGGGGGTCGCTATGCGCTCTGCACCATGTGTGTGGGCGTCGGGCAGGGCGCGGCCCTCATTCTTGAACGCGTGTAA
- a CDS encoding PaaX family transcriptional regulator C-terminal domain-containing protein produces MKDISPDWFETCVSQLTNTGTQRVWSVLVTIFGDLAPSGSDQVSGSLITALTSLAGIKSEATRVALHRLRKEGWIESTRVGRNSVHRLTDFGRSQSAAAAPRIYSRETEKPDIWHVLIASSSESSRKELSDLMLIGDYISVNASMAMAPGPVPDGLEDLLGIESSAISVPDWMRDLCGPEPLKDAYSQFWTTLQFVEQHLPTKGMGDPMQTAVLRVLIVHGWRRLILRHPPLPPAFLPEDWKGAECRQSVAQLLDRLPRPSLASLEAVLGD; encoded by the coding sequence ATGAAAGACATCAGCCCTGATTGGTTCGAAACCTGTGTCAGTCAACTGACCAACACCGGCACACAGCGGGTGTGGTCAGTGCTGGTTACGATATTTGGAGATTTGGCGCCCAGCGGATCGGACCAGGTCAGCGGCAGCTTGATCACGGCGCTCACCAGTCTGGCCGGAATCAAGTCTGAGGCGACGCGTGTTGCACTACATCGGCTGCGGAAAGAAGGTTGGATCGAAAGTACGCGGGTGGGGCGCAACAGCGTGCACCGCTTGACGGATTTTGGTCGCAGCCAAAGTGCCGCCGCCGCGCCGCGTATTTATTCCCGTGAGACCGAAAAGCCCGACATCTGGCATGTGCTGATCGCCAGCAGTTCTGAAAGTTCCCGCAAAGAACTGTCAGATCTGATGCTCATTGGGGATTATATCTCTGTCAATGCCTCTATGGCCATGGCGCCGGGCCCGGTCCCTGATGGGCTGGAAGACCTTTTGGGGATTGAAAGCAGTGCCATATCAGTGCCCGATTGGATGCGGGATCTATGTGGACCTGAACCTCTGAAAGATGCTTACAGTCAGTTCTGGACCACACTTCAGTTCGTCGAACAGCATTTGCCGACCAAAGGGATGGGCGACCCCATGCAAACTGCCGTTCTGCGTGTTCTGATCGTTCATGGGTGGCGGCGGCTAATCCTGCGCCATCCCCCTTTGCCACCTGCCTTTCTGCCAGAAGACTGGAAAGGTGCGGAGTGCCGACAGTCCGTGGCGCAGCTGTTAGACAGGTTGCCTCGCCCGAGCCTTGCGTCACTGGAAGCCGTATTGGGGGATTGA
- the paaZ gene encoding phenylacetic acid degradation bifunctional protein PaaZ has translation MTIQQISSFVAGAWVPPGAGARTIASAVTGEVIATAGNAALNVQGMLDYARDVGGPALRKMTFHERAKMLKAVSLHLGQHKQALYDLSFNTGATQSDHMIDIDGGIGTMFVFASKGRREMPDGHVYLDGDVEQLSRNGTFLGQHICTPLHGVAVHINAFNFPVWGMLEKLAPTLLAGVPAIVKPATNSCYVTELCVRLMLESGILPAGALQLVSGGLGDMLDRLTLQDVVSFTGSADTALKLRSNPVILENSVRFVAEQDSLNCSILGPDAVPGTPEFDLFVKEVQREMTAKAGQKCTAIRRIIAPEAQVQAVIEALSARLAKTVIGDPRLETTRMGALVSNGQKRDVLEKAAIIGQEAERVFGNPDDFEVDGADPEKGAFLPPMLYHCANPDAAQRVHDTEAFGPVSTVMGYRDLDHAIELANRGQGSLVASVITHDPDVARQVAIGAGAYHGRLYFNNRDSMKESTGHGSPLPHMVHGGPGRAGGGEEMGGVRGVKHYMQRTAIQGSPDLLTAIGKRWVPGATEVKGPAHPFTRRFHDLAIGETIHTEPRTITMEDIEHFATFTGDTFYAHMDQAAAERNPFFPGRVAHGYLLLSFAAGLFVEPNEGPVLANTGLDGLRFMKPVEAGDSIKVRLTVKAKTKRNDEYGEVRWHVTLTQQDDEQVAEYELLTMVAY, from the coding sequence ATGACCATCCAACAGATATCCAGCTTTGTCGCCGGTGCATGGGTGCCGCCTGGTGCCGGGGCGCGCACTATTGCCAGCGCCGTAACGGGCGAGGTCATTGCAACCGCAGGCAACGCGGCACTGAATGTGCAAGGAATGCTGGACTATGCGCGCGACGTCGGCGGGCCGGCCCTACGCAAGATGACCTTTCATGAGCGGGCCAAAATGCTCAAGGCGGTGTCGTTGCATCTGGGCCAGCACAAGCAGGCGCTCTATGATCTGTCTTTCAACACAGGCGCGACGCAGTCGGACCATATGATCGACATCGACGGCGGCATTGGCACGATGTTTGTCTTTGCCTCGAAAGGACGCCGGGAAATGCCGGATGGTCATGTCTATCTGGACGGTGATGTTGAGCAACTATCGCGCAACGGGACGTTTTTGGGCCAACACATCTGCACCCCGTTGCACGGCGTGGCGGTTCACATAAATGCGTTTAACTTTCCGGTCTGGGGTATGTTGGAGAAACTGGCGCCAACTCTGTTGGCAGGTGTTCCTGCCATCGTTAAACCGGCGACGAATTCTTGCTACGTGACCGAGCTGTGTGTGCGGTTGATGTTGGAATCCGGTATTTTGCCCGCCGGGGCGCTTCAGTTGGTGTCGGGCGGTTTGGGCGACATGCTGGACCGTTTGACCCTGCAGGATGTGGTCAGCTTTACCGGCTCGGCAGATACGGCGTTGAAATTGCGATCCAACCCCGTGATCCTTGAAAACTCTGTACGGTTCGTCGCCGAACAGGACAGCCTGAACTGTTCGATTCTTGGCCCTGATGCCGTACCGGGTACACCCGAGTTTGACCTTTTCGTCAAAGAGGTCCAGCGCGAGATGACGGCGAAGGCTGGTCAGAAATGTACCGCAATCCGTCGGATCATCGCGCCAGAGGCGCAGGTGCAAGCCGTGATAGAGGCGTTGTCCGCACGGCTGGCCAAGACCGTTATCGGCGACCCAAGGCTAGAAACCACCCGCATGGGCGCATTGGTCTCGAATGGTCAGAAACGTGACGTTCTGGAAAAGGCGGCGATCATTGGCCAAGAGGCCGAGCGTGTCTTTGGCAACCCGGATGATTTTGAGGTCGATGGAGCAGATCCCGAAAAAGGGGCGTTCCTGCCGCCCATGCTTTACCATTGTGCCAACCCTGACGCGGCGCAGCGTGTGCACGATACCGAAGCTTTTGGTCCGGTCAGCACGGTCATGGGCTATCGCGATCTCGACCATGCGATTGAACTGGCAAACCGAGGACAGGGATCCTTGGTGGCGTCGGTCATCACGCATGATCCTGACGTGGCGCGTCAGGTCGCCATTGGGGCAGGGGCCTATCATGGGCGTTTGTACTTCAACAACCGTGACTCGATGAAAGAATCCACCGGTCACGGTTCACCTTTGCCTCATATGGTGCATGGTGGCCCCGGGCGCGCCGGCGGCGGCGAAGAGATGGGCGGCGTGCGTGGTGTTAAACACTATATGCAAAGGACAGCCATTCAGGGTTCACCTGATCTGTTGACCGCGATTGGAAAAAGATGGGTGCCCGGCGCGACCGAGGTCAAAGGCCCAGCCCACCCGTTCACGCGGCGGTTTCATGACCTTGCGATTGGCGAGACGATTCACACGGAACCCCGCACCATCACCATGGAAGACATTGAACACTTCGCCACTTTCACAGGAGATACCTTCTACGCCCACATGGATCAGGCCGCGGCGGAACGGAACCCATTCTTTCCGGGGCGCGTCGCCCATGGCTACTTGTTGCTGTCATTTGCCGCTGGATTGTTCGTCGAACCAAATGAAGGGCCGGTGCTGGCCAACACGGGCCTTGATGGGTTACGCTTTATGAAGCCGGTTGAAGCCGGTGACAGCATCAAAGTTCGCCTGACGGTCAAGGCCAAAACCAAACGCAATGATGAATATGGCGAAGTTCGTTGGCACGTCACGCTAACCCAGCAAGATGACGAACAGGTCGCAGAATATGAGCTGTTGACGATGGTTGCTTACTAG
- a CDS encoding cytochrome P450, with protein MFSLTALPTGFHADPYPAYAALRENTPVCFQADGSVILSRYDDLDLVYRDTKRFISDKKAVFGPKYGVDSPLYEHHTTSLVFNDPPLHTRVRKVMVGAMNPRALAQMEPGLVQLVDGLLDQMQAKGSVELIEDFAGAIPIEIIGNLLGIPRSERGPLRDWSLAILGALEPQLTREQEDWGNCAVSDFKAFLRHIMDDRRANPGDPSTDVLTRLMQDDTDGGLTEVELYQNCIFILNAGHETTTNLIGNALELLDRHRDKRAELLADPELINTAVDEFLRLESPNQFGNRLTAEDVIFHGQTIPAGTDIHLCIGAANRDPRQFAQPDEVMLDRRPNKHHAFAGGPHTCVGLTLARMEGRVAVGRFLARFPNFCITDGAERGGRIRFRGFARLPAQV; from the coding sequence ATGTTCTCGCTGACCGCACTTCCAACCGGTTTTCACGCAGACCCTTATCCGGCCTATGCTGCGCTGCGCGAAAACACGCCCGTCTGCTTTCAAGCCGATGGGTCTGTCATCCTGTCGCGCTATGACGATCTGGATCTGGTGTATCGGGACACAAAACGTTTCATTTCGGACAAGAAGGCGGTTTTTGGGCCGAAATACGGGGTCGACAGCCCTTTATACGAACATCACACGACCAGTTTGGTGTTCAATGATCCGCCTTTGCACACCCGTGTTCGTAAGGTGATGGTCGGTGCGATGAACCCGCGCGCGCTGGCGCAGATGGAGCCTGGCCTGGTGCAGCTTGTCGACGGCTTGCTGGACCAGATGCAGGCCAAGGGCTCTGTTGAGTTGATCGAGGATTTTGCCGGGGCCATCCCGATTGAAATCATCGGCAACTTACTGGGCATTCCCCGATCCGAGCGCGGCCCACTGCGGGATTGGTCTCTGGCCATTTTGGGCGCTTTGGAGCCTCAGCTGACCCGGGAACAAGAAGACTGGGGCAATTGCGCGGTGTCTGACTTCAAGGCATTCCTGCGCCACATCATGGATGATCGTCGCGCCAATCCAGGTGACCCGTCAACGGACGTGCTGACACGATTGATGCAGGATGACACCGATGGCGGGTTGACCGAGGTCGAGCTGTACCAGAACTGCATTTTCATCCTGAATGCTGGGCATGAGACCACGACCAATCTGATCGGCAATGCGCTGGAGTTGCTGGACCGGCACCGTGACAAGCGTGCCGAGTTGCTGGCCGACCCAGAGCTTATAAACACCGCCGTGGACGAGTTTCTAAGATTGGAAAGCCCCAACCAATTCGGCAACCGTTTAACCGCCGAGGATGTCATCTTCCACGGCCAAACCATTCCCGCTGGAACAGATATCCATCTTTGCATCGGAGCCGCCAACCGCGACCCGCGACAGTTTGCGCAGCCTGATGAAGTGATGTTGGACCGGCGCCCCAATAAACACCACGCCTTTGCAGGTGGACCCCACACCTGCGTTGGCCTGACCTTGGCCCGTATGGAGGGCCGCGTGGCAGTCGGGCGGTTTCTGGCCCGCTTCCCGAATTTTTGCATCACCGATGGTGCTGAACGCGGTGGCCGTATCCGGTTTCGGGGTTTCGCGCGATTGCCCGCGCAGGTTTGA
- a CDS encoding TRAP transporter large permease, giving the protein MTAALIGFALVLVLVLLRLPIVFAMGLVGTLGFAYERGGSILSERGLKAAMSMVGRQITDTAQDYGLSVVPLFILMGLFVNKGGLARELYAVSNAFLGHFRGGIAMATVAACGGFSAICGSSLATAATMSKVAMPEMRRYGYSDELSTASIAAGGTLGILIPPSVILVIYGLLTETSIGKLFVAGIIPGVLGILFYLLAVRWTVWRRPDAGPAGERHGWGERLSALRSVWAVLLLFFLVIGGLYGVFDFYPLNLTFSPTEAAGMGAMGAFLIALSRGGLTLGSTFEVLKETSFTAAALFSVLIGAQIFSNFINLAGLPEALIALVTAYEVEPFVVILMILGIYIILGCVFESLSMLLLTVPIFFPLVTSLGYDPIWFGIVVVVVTEISLITPPVGLNVFILKGVVGDVSTGTIFKGVTPFWVADIFRLALIVLVPWLVLVLPEHMGAMGH; this is encoded by the coding sequence ATGACTGCCGCTTTGATCGGTTTTGCCCTTGTCCTTGTTCTGGTGCTGCTGCGCCTGCCCATAGTCTTTGCGATGGGCCTGGTCGGGACGCTTGGCTTTGCATACGAACGCGGTGGCAGCATCCTGTCCGAACGTGGGTTGAAGGCTGCGATGTCCATGGTTGGCCGCCAGATAACCGACACGGCCCAGGATTATGGGCTGTCTGTTGTGCCGCTGTTCATCCTGATGGGCCTGTTCGTCAACAAGGGTGGCCTTGCGCGTGAACTTTATGCGGTGTCGAATGCCTTCCTGGGCCATTTCCGCGGCGGCATCGCCATGGCAACGGTTGCGGCCTGTGGTGGGTTTTCTGCCATTTGTGGCTCGTCGCTGGCCACAGCGGCAACGATGTCCAAAGTCGCAATGCCGGAAATGCGCCGCTACGGTTACTCGGATGAGTTGTCGACGGCGTCGATTGCGGCGGGTGGAACACTGGGCATTCTGATCCCGCCATCGGTCATTCTGGTGATCTATGGCCTTTTGACCGAAACCTCGATTGGCAAGCTGTTCGTTGCGGGCATCATCCCCGGTGTGTTGGGCATCCTGTTCTATCTGCTGGCGGTGCGTTGGACCGTTTGGCGCAGGCCCGACGCCGGACCAGCAGGAGAGCGGCATGGCTGGGGCGAACGCCTTTCGGCGCTGCGCTCGGTCTGGGCCGTGCTGCTGCTGTTCTTCCTTGTGATCGGCGGGTTGTACGGGGTGTTTGACTTCTATCCGCTGAACCTGACCTTCAGCCCGACCGAGGCAGCTGGCATGGGCGCAATGGGTGCCTTCCTGATTGCGTTGTCTCGGGGTGGGCTAACCCTTGGTTCCACCTTTGAAGTGTTGAAAGAGACCAGTTTCACTGCTGCGGCATTGTTCTCGGTTCTGATCGGGGCGCAGATCTTTTCGAACTTCATCAACTTGGCCGGTCTGCCCGAAGCTTTGATCGCATTGGTCACAGCCTATGAGGTGGAGCCGTTTGTGGTGATCCTGATGATTCTCGGGATCTACATCATTCTGGGCTGTGTCTTTGAATCACTGTCGATGCTGCTGCTGACAGTGCCGATCTTCTTCCCGCTGGTGACATCGCTGGGTTATGATCCGATCTGGTTCGGTATTGTGGTTGTCGTCGTGACTGAGATCAGCCTGATCACTCCCCCAGTCGGTTTGAACGTGTTCATTCTGAAGGGTGTGGTGGGGGATGTCTCGACCGGGACCATCTTCAAAGGCGTCACACCGTTTTGGGTGGCCGATATCTTTCGCCTGGCGCTGATCGTTCTTGTACCATGGCTGGTGCTGGTTCTGCCTGAACATATGGGGGCGATGGGACACTGA
- a CDS encoding TRAP transporter small permease encodes MYSLVTFARRISVVPTMLACVALFILMVMTFFDVILRSVFNAPIEAATELTRILMAILVFSVLPIISAGRGQIAVDLTDGIFARLRLSRARDAIVFLVSGIMLIWPIQRVWVLAERARDYGDVTEYLSIPVFYVGWFIAAFTAITAFAMIITGILHIFAPQALSEHS; translated from the coding sequence ATGTACTCACTCGTGACCTTTGCGCGACGCATCAGTGTCGTTCCGACGATGCTGGCCTGCGTGGCGCTATTCATCCTGATGGTGATGACCTTCTTCGACGTCATCCTGCGCTCTGTCTTCAACGCGCCAATCGAGGCTGCAACCGAGCTGACGCGGATTCTGATGGCGATCCTTGTCTTTTCGGTCCTACCGATAATCTCGGCCGGACGCGGACAGATCGCTGTGGACCTGACAGATGGAATTTTCGCACGTTTGCGGCTAAGCCGAGCGCGTGACGCGATTGTATTTCTGGTATCCGGTATCATGCTGATCTGGCCAATTCAGCGCGTGTGGGTGCTGGCAGAGCGGGCGCGGGATTACGGCGATGTCACCGAATACTTGTCGATCCCTGTCTTCTATGTGGGCTGGTTCATCGCCGCCTTCACCGCGATCACTGCTTTCGCGATGATCATCACCGGGATTTTGCACATTTTTGCCCCCCAAGCCTTGTCGGAGCACTCCTGA
- a CDS encoding TRAP transporter substrate-binding protein — protein MKFTKISTLLASAALAVSGTVALAADYTLTISSWAPPTHGINAKMWPKFVEMVEEATDGKVTAELKLGIAPPPAQMDLIMDGAADASIIFHGYQPGRFVTTKMIELPGYEGSAEDASVAYWRTYDKFLKEADEHRGVKVIALHTHGPAQLHSSSPVTSLDEVSGLKVRIPGGVGGDVGTALGATGIQVPAPKVYETLASKAADGVVMPFESRKGFKLTEVAQNVYEVPGGLYRGSFAFIMNEDTFADLPTDLQAALEENVFGEPLSREIGKIWDEIDAIGREATETTEGNAINAASVEDLEKFNTIAVDVRAKVIDEVNGAGIDAQAAYDMIVNEMASQ, from the coding sequence ATGAAATTCACCAAGATAAGCACATTATTGGCGTCGGCCGCGTTGGCCGTTTCGGGCACAGTGGCACTGGCTGCGGATTATACGCTGACCATTTCAAGCTGGGCGCCGCCGACCCATGGCATCAATGCCAAGATGTGGCCGAAATTCGTCGAGATGGTTGAAGAGGCAACCGACGGTAAGGTCACGGCAGAACTCAAGCTGGGCATTGCGCCGCCACCGGCGCAGATGGACTTGATCATGGATGGTGCAGCTGATGCGTCGATCATCTTCCATGGTTACCAGCCGGGTCGCTTTGTCACCACCAAGATGATCGAACTGCCCGGATATGAGGGTTCGGCCGAGGACGCCTCGGTCGCTTATTGGCGCACCTATGACAAGTTCCTCAAAGAGGCAGACGAACATCGCGGTGTGAAGGTGATCGCTCTGCACACGCATGGCCCTGCCCAGTTACATTCCAGCAGTCCTGTGACCTCTCTGGATGAGGTCTCGGGTCTCAAAGTGCGTATCCCGGGTGGCGTTGGCGGGGACGTCGGCACGGCTCTGGGTGCGACCGGCATTCAGGTGCCTGCGCCGAAAGTCTATGAAACCCTGGCCTCGAAAGCTGCGGATGGGGTTGTGATGCCCTTTGAATCCCGCAAGGGCTTCAAGCTGACCGAAGTGGCGCAGAATGTTTACGAAGTTCCAGGTGGTCTTTATCGCGGATCGTTTGCCTTCATCATGAACGAAGACACTTTTGCCGATCTGCCCACCGATCTGCAGGCTGCTTTGGAAGAGAACGTCTTTGGTGAACCGCTGAGCCGTGAGATTGGCAAGATCTGGGACGAGATCGACGCTATCGGTCGCGAAGCAACCGAAACCACCGAGGGCAACGCGATCAACGCGGCCTCTGTTGAAGATCTTGAGAAATTCAACACCATTGCCGTCGATGTGCGCGCCAAGGTCATTGACGAAGTCAACGGCGCGGGTATCGACGCTCAGGCCGCTTATGACATGATCGTAAATGAAATGGCTTCGCAGTAA